In the genome of SAR324 cluster bacterium, the window TGTCCTCTTTATACCTTATTGGGTTTTAGTACATGTCCCATGAAACAGAGTTGACCTTATCAGATTATGACCTGATAAAACGTATTGCACTGAATGATCATAGTGCCTTAGACGTGTTGGTAAACCGGTACCAAAATCACGTGTACCGGTTTCTCGTATCTCTGACAGGGAATGAGACCCTGGCTGAAGAAGCTCTTCAGGAAACTTTCATAGCTTTGTGGCGATCGGCTCAAAGTTTTCAAGGGACAGGCTCAGTACGAGCCTGGATCTTTCAAATAGCGCGGAACGCCATTTCCCGTCAATACAGATTAAGGAAGGATGAACCTCACGATTTTGTTTCACTGGATGAATTAG includes:
- a CDS encoding RNA polymerase sigma factor → MSHETELTLSDYDLIKRIALNDHSALDVLVNRYQNHVYRFLVSLTGNETLAEEALQETFIALWRSAQSFQGTGSVRAWIFQIARNAISRQYRLRKDEPHDFVSLDELGQQAGWGQEPMQDNMDDLKEKRELLEVAMNALAPEDREILILRDLNGLTGDETAELLQMSLQAVKSRLHRARLRLMKHMREVQS